The Collimonas sp. PA-H2 genome contains a region encoding:
- a CDS encoding winged helix-turn-helix domain-containing protein, which produces MANSKSIRLRVLQGETIAFGPGKAALLLAIQQSGSISAAARAIGMSYRRAWLLVEAMNQCFRQPLVATATGGAKGGGAQVTALGQEVLARYQAMQDRAEAAVAADMAYFAGLMTAAGSAVDPQI; this is translated from the coding sequence ATGGCAAATTCCAAATCGATACGGCTCAGAGTGTTGCAAGGCGAGACCATCGCCTTCGGTCCCGGCAAGGCGGCGCTGTTGTTGGCGATACAGCAAAGCGGTTCGATTTCCGCGGCGGCGCGCGCGATCGGCATGTCTTACCGGCGCGCCTGGCTGCTGGTGGAAGCCATGAACCAGTGCTTCCGGCAACCCTTGGTGGCGACCGCCACCGGCGGCGCCAAGGGCGGCGGGGCGCAGGTTACGGCGCTGGGGCAGGAAGTCCTGGCACGCTATCAAGCCATGCAGGACCGGGCGGAAGCGGCGGTGGCGGCCGACATGGCGTATTTTGCCGGGCTGATGACGGCGGCCGGCAGCGCCGTAGATCCACAAATTTAA
- a CDS encoding ABC transporter ATP-binding protein gives MTIEISIRKHMQADDRGFNLDIALRTESNRVVLYGPSGAGKSLTLRAIAGLLTPDEGVIRLKHNTLFDSAAAICLPPQQRKVAYLFQDYALFPHLTVAQNVAFGLRSGCTNMRRPHEHPAVRKWLASFELSATANSYPHQLSGGQRQRVALARALVLEPDILLLDEPFSALDLNLRDKMRQELSELQRRLNVPMMVITHDPADLALLGDEIFEIRDGSIFKVAN, from the coding sequence ATGACGATAGAGATCAGCATCCGCAAGCACATGCAGGCCGACGACCGCGGCTTCAACCTGGATATCGCCCTGCGTACCGAGAGCAACCGGGTGGTGCTGTACGGCCCCTCCGGCGCCGGCAAGAGCCTGACCTTGCGCGCGATTGCCGGCCTGCTGACGCCCGACGAGGGCGTGATACGCCTCAAGCACAACACCCTGTTCGACAGCGCCGCGGCGATCTGCCTGCCGCCGCAGCAGCGCAAGGTGGCCTACCTGTTCCAGGACTACGCCCTGTTTCCGCACCTCACGGTGGCGCAGAACGTGGCTTTCGGCCTGCGTTCCGGCTGCACCAACATGCGTCGTCCGCACGAGCATCCGGCGGTACGGAAATGGCTGGCTTCGTTCGAGCTGAGCGCCACCGCCAACAGCTATCCGCACCAGCTGTCGGGCGGCCAGCGCCAGCGCGTGGCTCTGGCCAGGGCGCTGGTGCTGGAGCCGGACATCCTGCTGCTGGACGAACCGTTTTCCGCGCTCGATCTCAACTTGCGCGACAAAATGCGCCAAGAACTGTCGGAACTGCAACGCCGGCTGAACGTGCCAATGATGGTGATCACGCACGATCCGGCCGACCTCGCCCTGCTGGGCGACGAAATCTTCGAAATCCGCGACGGCAGCATCTTTAAAGTGGCCAACTAA
- a CDS encoding GlsB/YeaQ/YmgE family stress response membrane protein, whose amino-acid sequence MEILGTIIVGFIVGVIAKLIHPGRENMGFIVTTLLGIAGSFLAGYVGQALGWYHAGQGAGFIGSIIGAFILLVIYGFIKGKAAS is encoded by the coding sequence ATGGAAATTCTGGGGACAATCATCGTGGGTTTCATCGTCGGCGTGATCGCTAAACTGATACATCCCGGACGCGAGAACATGGGCTTTATCGTTACTACCTTGCTGGGCATCGCCGGCTCTTTCCTGGCAGGCTACGTCGGCCAGGCGCTGGGCTGGTATCACGCTGGCCAGGGCGCAGGATTCATCGGCTCCATCATCGGCGCCTTTATCCTGCTAGTGATCTACGGCTTTATCAAAGGCAAGGCGGCTAGCTGA
- the modB gene encoding molybdate ABC transporter permease subunit produces MNSGVWVALTLSLKVAGWATLLNMLFGVAAAYGLSRWRSPARDLVDAVLTLPLVLPPTVLGYYLLVLLGRRGVFGAWLEKWGIELVFTWQGAVIAATIVAFPLVLKSARAAFENVDAQLENAARVLGVSEAGVFFRVTLPLASKGIAAGVLLAFARALGEFGATLMIAGNLPGRTQTLSVAIYEAVQAGDDQTANLLVLITSATCIVVLLIAGHLLPKSQRRRNS; encoded by the coding sequence ATGAATAGCGGAGTCTGGGTCGCCCTCACGCTGTCGTTGAAAGTCGCGGGCTGGGCCACCTTGCTCAATATGCTGTTCGGCGTCGCCGCCGCTTATGGCCTGTCGCGCTGGCGCTCGCCGGCGCGTGACTTGGTCGACGCCGTCCTGACCCTGCCGCTGGTGCTGCCGCCGACGGTGCTCGGCTATTATCTGCTGGTGCTGCTGGGGCGCCGTGGCGTGTTCGGCGCCTGGCTGGAAAAATGGGGCATCGAGCTGGTCTTCACCTGGCAAGGCGCGGTGATCGCCGCCACCATCGTCGCCTTTCCGCTGGTCCTCAAATCCGCCCGCGCGGCCTTTGAAAACGTCGATGCGCAGCTGGAAAATGCAGCCCGCGTGCTTGGCGTGTCGGAAGCCGGGGTCTTCTTCCGCGTCACCTTGCCGCTGGCATCCAAGGGCATTGCCGCCGGCGTGCTGCTGGCTTTCGCCCGCGCGCTGGGCGAGTTCGGCGCCACGCTGATGATCGCCGGCAACCTGCCGGGCCGCACCCAGACCTTGTCGGTGGCGATCTATGAAGCGGTACAGGCTGGCGACGACCAGACCGCCAACCTGCTGGTGCTGATCACCTCCGCCACTTGCATCGTGGTGCTGCTGATCGCCGGCCACCTGCTGCCGAAAAGCCAGCGCCGCAGGAATTCATGA
- the modA gene encoding molybdate ABC transporter substrate-binding protein: MLCRLKRLVIASAFPLFFLTLLSPAAHAADLVVSAAASLTNAFKELGQSFEAQNPDTKVLLNFAASDVLLQQIIKGAPADVFASADQEAMNKAEAEKAVLPASRKNFANNQIVLIVPADSQLHITQLQDLTQATVKRIAYGNPASVPVGRYTKAALEHANLWDAVAAKGVPAQNVRQSLDYVARGEVEAGFVFSTDAAIMPDKVKVALRVPSQTPVSYPIAVTSNSKQAELAAKFVAYVLSPVGQATLARYGFLKP, encoded by the coding sequence ATGTTGTGCCGCTTGAAACGCCTTGTTATTGCCAGCGCCTTTCCCCTTTTTTTTCTGACCCTGCTGTCGCCGGCCGCGCATGCCGCCGACCTGGTGGTGTCGGCCGCGGCCAGCCTGACCAACGCTTTCAAGGAACTAGGCCAGTCGTTTGAAGCGCAGAATCCGGACACCAAGGTGCTGCTCAACTTCGCCGCCTCCGATGTCTTGCTGCAGCAGATCATCAAGGGCGCGCCGGCCGACGTGTTTGCCTCGGCCGACCAGGAAGCCATGAACAAGGCGGAAGCGGAAAAGGCGGTGCTGCCAGCCAGCCGCAAGAATTTCGCTAACAACCAGATCGTGCTGATCGTGCCGGCTGACAGCCAGTTGCACATCACCCAGTTGCAAGACCTGACGCAGGCAACGGTGAAACGCATCGCCTACGGCAATCCGGCGTCGGTGCCGGTCGGCCGCTACACCAAGGCGGCGCTGGAGCACGCCAACCTGTGGGATGCTGTGGCAGCCAAGGGCGTGCCGGCGCAGAACGTACGCCAGAGCCTTGACTATGTCGCGCGCGGCGAAGTCGAAGCCGGCTTCGTGTTCTCCACCGATGCGGCGATCATGCCGGACAAGGTCAAGGTCGCCCTGCGCGTGCCGTCGCAAACACCGGTGAGCTATCCGATTGCGGTCACCAGCAATAGCAAGCAAGCTGAGCTGGCGGCCAAGTTCGTCGCCTATGTCTTGTCGCCGGTCGGCCAAGCCACGCTGGCGCGCTATGGTTTCTTGAAACCCTGA
- a CDS encoding ClcB-like voltage-gated chloride channel protein, whose amino-acid sequence MLSSSTLRSTLLGYRIRLQRLFHFSESHSMLLWAAVVGFLGALATVLFRECIYGLQLLLTGQSGSFVAMAKSLPWWMRLVLPVAGGLIAGAILVLAKRVPTSATSDYMEAVAIGDGNIPVRQSLLRSLSSLATVVSGGSIGREGPMVQLSALAASLVGRFTHFSPARLRLLVACGAAAGITSAYNAPIAGAFFVTEIVLGAIVMESFGPVVVASVVANITMRELPGYHPAYEMPPFPPLAGIEIVWFVLLGIMAGVAAPQFLRLLALAKQAFTKTGLPLPLRLGVGGLLVGLISIWVPEVWGNGYSVVNSLLHTPWLWWSVLLMLVLKVVATCITTGSGAVGGIFTPTLFVGAAIGYLFGQVLHALLPGMTSAPFAYAMVGMGAFLAAATSAPLMAILMIFEMTLSYQVVLPLMLSCVVAYFVARSINGASMYDITIKRNRDAQERVRLRGIHMSELIRPADTVLPLNASFAEISGLFLKYPVKYIYVVDERNRYCGVVALQDITSCLLEKADTQAKVAEDFLRREFLQVVTPDMSLGDALQSFLDHQGERLPVVRSHEDPELLGAVYKTSLLDAYFRLDRSHELRA is encoded by the coding sequence ATGCTCTCAAGCAGCACACTCCGCAGCACACTTCTTGGTTACCGCATCCGCCTGCAACGCCTTTTCCATTTTTCTGAAAGCCATTCGATGCTGCTGTGGGCGGCCGTGGTCGGCTTCCTCGGCGCGCTGGCGACGGTCCTGTTCCGCGAATGCATCTACGGCCTGCAGCTGCTGCTGACCGGGCAAAGCGGCAGTTTCGTCGCCATGGCCAAAAGCTTGCCGTGGTGGATGCGGCTGGTGCTGCCGGTGGCCGGCGGCCTGATCGCCGGCGCCATCCTGGTGCTGGCCAAGCGGGTGCCGACCAGCGCCACCTCGGATTACATGGAAGCGGTAGCGATCGGCGACGGCAATATCCCGGTGCGGCAGAGCCTGTTGCGCAGCCTGTCTTCGCTGGCGACGGTGGTGTCGGGCGGCTCGATCGGGCGCGAAGGGCCGATGGTGCAGCTGTCGGCGCTGGCGGCGTCGCTGGTCGGCCGCTTTACTCACTTTAGTCCAGCACGGTTGCGCCTGCTGGTGGCGTGCGGCGCGGCGGCGGGGATTACTTCGGCCTACAACGCGCCGATCGCCGGCGCTTTTTTTGTCACCGAAATCGTGCTGGGCGCGATCGTCATGGAAAGCTTCGGCCCGGTGGTGGTGGCCTCGGTGGTCGCCAACATCACCATGCGCGAGCTGCCCGGCTACCATCCAGCCTACGAGATGCCGCCGTTCCCGCCGTTGGCCGGCATCGAGATCGTGTGGTTCGTGCTGCTGGGGATCATGGCCGGCGTCGCCGCGCCGCAATTCCTGCGTTTGCTGGCGCTTGCCAAGCAAGCGTTTACCAAGACCGGCTTGCCGCTGCCGCTGCGGCTGGGCGTGGGCGGCCTGCTGGTCGGCCTGATTTCGATCTGGGTGCCGGAGGTCTGGGGCAACGGCTACAGCGTGGTCAACTCCCTGTTGCATACGCCGTGGCTGTGGTGGAGCGTGCTGCTGATGCTGGTGCTAAAAGTGGTAGCCACCTGCATCACCACCGGTTCCGGCGCGGTCGGCGGCATCTTCACGCCGACCCTGTTCGTCGGCGCCGCCATCGGCTACCTGTTCGGGCAGGTGCTGCACGCGCTGCTGCCGGGCATGACTTCGGCGCCGTTCGCCTATGCCATGGTGGGCATGGGCGCCTTCCTGGCGGCGGCCACCAGCGCGCCGCTGATGGCGATCCTGATGATTTTCGAGATGACCCTGAGCTACCAGGTGGTGCTGCCGCTGATGCTGTCCTGCGTGGTGGCTTACTTCGTGGCGCGCAGCATCAACGGCGCTTCCATGTACGACATCACCATCAAGCGCAACCGCGATGCGCAGGAACGGGTGCGGCTGCGCGGCATCCACATGAGCGAGCTGATCCGGCCGGCCGACACGGTGCTGCCGCTGAATGCATCGTTTGCGGAAATCAGCGGCCTGTTCCTCAAGTATCCGGTGAAATATATCTATGTGGTGGACGAGCGTAATCGCTATTGCGGCGTGGTGGCGCTGCAAGACATTACGTCCTGCCTGCTGGAGAAGGCCGATACCCAGGCCAAGGTGGCCGAGGATTTCCTGCGGCGCGAATTCCTGCAGGTGGTGACGCCCGACATGTCGCTCGGCGATGCCTTGCAGTCCTTCCTCGATCACCAGGGCGAACGGCTGCCGGTGGTGCGCAGCCATGAAGATCCGGAGCTGCTGGGGGCGGTCTACAAGACCTCCTTGCTAGATGCTTATTTCAGGCTGGATCGTTCGCACGAGCTGCGTGCATAG
- a CDS encoding porin, with protein sequence MKKYSLLLVAAGLASSGAMAQTSVTIYGIVDTSIRYISSDNAAGQKNFVVTNGAISNSRLGFKGTEDLGGGLKAIFRLENGFNSDTGSLASAGTLFSRQSYVGLSGGFGQVTLGRQQTPLFDLMADHFDPLTVGNYDQNAWMPAGATLVRNSNMIKYSGTVGGFAGALSYAAGEKAGSIKSGSQVGATGQYTVGPFSIGGGYQQTVSSVNTAWKDTAYNLSLSYAIGAAKLFGGYYRIKDSTGTTPAYFGVSGSAAATNGGIAGVERQDNAYFLGATFQATPAWSLSAAGYYDKSKNVTVATIGNLGDGTRYALVGVAEYALSKRTQVYGTVDYNKAKDAALSELVGKDSVTGVAVGIRHIF encoded by the coding sequence ATGAAAAAATATTCCTTGTTGCTGGTAGCGGCGGGCTTGGCCAGTAGCGGCGCGATGGCGCAGACCTCGGTCACGATCTACGGTATCGTCGATACCAGCATCCGTTATATCAGCAGCGATAACGCCGCCGGACAAAAGAACTTTGTCGTCACCAACGGCGCCATTTCGAACAGCCGCCTGGGTTTCAAGGGCACTGAAGACCTGGGTGGCGGCCTGAAAGCTATTTTCCGCCTGGAAAACGGCTTCAATTCCGATACCGGCAGCCTGGCCAGCGCCGGCACTTTGTTCAGCCGTCAATCGTATGTTGGTCTGAGCGGTGGCTTCGGCCAGGTCACTCTGGGCCGTCAGCAAACTCCGCTGTTCGATCTGATGGCTGACCATTTCGATCCACTGACCGTCGGCAATTACGACCAGAACGCATGGATGCCGGCCGGCGCCACGCTGGTCCGCAATTCCAACATGATCAAGTACTCCGGCACAGTCGGCGGCTTCGCCGGCGCCCTGAGCTATGCTGCGGGCGAGAAGGCTGGGTCAATCAAGTCGGGCAGCCAGGTTGGCGCTACCGGCCAGTACACGGTCGGTCCGTTTTCCATCGGCGGCGGCTATCAGCAGACTGTCAGTTCGGTCAACACCGCCTGGAAAGACACCGCTTATAACCTGAGCCTTTCCTACGCAATCGGCGCAGCCAAGCTGTTCGGCGGCTACTATCGCATCAAGGACAGCACCGGCACCACGCCTGCGTATTTTGGCGTTTCCGGCAGTGCGGCTGCTACCAACGGCGGCATCGCCGGCGTTGAGCGCCAAGACAATGCTTACTTCCTGGGCGCGACTTTCCAGGCAACTCCAGCCTGGTCGCTGTCGGCCGCCGGTTACTACGACAAGAGCAAGAACGTTACGGTCGCCACTATCGGCAACCTGGGCGACGGCACCCGTTACGCGCTGGTCGGCGTGGCGGAATATGCCTTGTCCAAGCGCACTCAGGTGTACGGTACGGTCGACTACAACAAGGCTAAAGATGCAGCCTTGTCGGAACTGGTTGGCAAGGATAGCGTGACTGGCGTCGCGGTTGGCATCCGTCATATTTTCTAA